Genomic DNA from Nitrosarchaeum koreense MY1:
TTAGGTTTGATTTTCTTTTAGTTTTAAAACCATATTACACACAGAACAGATCTTTCCAGTGCACTCATTACCACATTTTATACAAATTGTCTTTTGTTTGTTATTCCCTTCTTTAACAATTTGAGATACTTTGACAATTGATTGATAAAGATTATTCTTAATTCCACTATGTTTTCCTTCTAATGCATTTAAGAACTCTCTGATCTCTGTTCTTATTCCTTCGTTCATGTGTGGACAAGGTTCTGTTTGAAATGGTATGTCATTTGTAAATGCATAAAATACAATTTCAGATTCATAAATCTCACAAAATGGCTTTATCTTTCTTAATGTGTTGCTGGAATTATCCGGATCCATCCAACCAATCTTGGTAGTATCTCCAGATAACATGTTTATTACAAATGTCTGTAACGTATCATCTAAATTATGCCCTGTTGCAATTACATCTGCGCCAATATCTTTTGCTGCATGATCAATTGCACGTCTTCTTAGAGTTCCACAAATTGAACATGAAGATGTTTTTTCGCTTTCTCTCAAGTCTAGTGCTTCTTCTAATGTTAAATCAAACAATTCTTTGTAAGAAAAAACTTTATGTTCTACATTTAATTTAGCACAATACTTTTGGACAATTTCTAATGCCTCGTTTCTATAACCTGGAATTCCTTCATCAATTGTTATTGCCTTTATTCTAAAGTTATGTGTTTTAGTCATTTGGTTAATGATGTCAAGTAAAGCAAGAGAATCTTTGCCCCCAGATACTGCAACAGCTACTAGTTCATTATTTTGAATCATATTGTATTTTGAAATAGTTTTTGCAGTCTTTCTTACGATAGAACTTGAAAAACATCTAGAGCATAATTTTTCTCCAGAATATTTACGCGTGTATGCTGCTTGATTCTCACATCTGTCGCATTTCATTAAATCCACTGATTATTTTTCATTAATGATTCTTTAGGTATTTTTTAGATAGTAAACCAGCCTGATTTCATGTATGATAATGCAATATTCAAACCAAACAATGCAAACGTGAATGCATAAATTCCCCACATTGTAGTGTTTACTGCCTTATCAGAAATTTTCTTATCTATGATTGTATGAATGAATTTTCCCCCATCTAAAATTGGCAATGGTAACATGTTGATGATTCCAATAAAAAATGATATCATCCATAACCATAGCAAAAACATTGAAACATTTGGATCGTTCCATTCAATAAAATTCAAAACTGGTTTGTATGCAAATGAATTATCCCTCATTATCCCTATCAATCCTCTTTGAGGATCTTCAGGTGATGGAATTACTTCAACAGGAAATTGTAAAATCTGCCCATTTCTCAATACTGAAACATTTGCAATTTCACCTGGAATCAGCTCTGTCTTTTGAAAATCCAACGGACTCAATATTTGGATTCCATTAATTGAAGTAATGATGTCATTTGCAAGCAGTCCTGCTTTTTCCGCTCCAGAGTTTTCAATTATTGAAAGTATCAGTACACCATCTGGTAAATCATAAAATGTACTTAGCAATGGTTCAGGTAAAACCATTGCAAAGAAAGGATTTGTTAAAAGTATCAATCCTAACGCAAGTGCAAAAATTACATTTGAAGTAGCTCCTGCACCAATGACTCTTAATTTTGAAATCTTTTTTGCTTTGTTAAATTCTTCCTCGTCTGGTTCTACAAATCCTGCAAACATTGCAATAAATATTGCAAACCCTCCAGTTTTTATCTTAATTTTTTCTAGTGTTGCAACAATACCGTGAGCACCTTCATGAATAACTAAAACAATTGGAATTGATAGTAAAAAGTATAGAATTGATGATGAAGAAGTCAAAGTTACACCAGGAATTAAGACGGTTAACTGTGAAAATTCAGTTGGTGCTACAAAGTAGTTAGAAATATTTGATAGTAAAAACCAAAATGCAAATCCCATCATAAGAAAACCTGCAACTACACTAACATTAGCAAAAATTTTGATTCCTCGTCTGGTTCGTCCCAACATTCTTGTTAATGCTGATTGTACTTGCTGATTTTTGTAAACTAGACTGTAAATTTTTAGCTCAAAGCCATGTTTTTCTAATTTTAATCCCTTGGCAACTATCAAAATTACTACCCACGCTATTAACACATAGATTATCGAATTTTGAGTAATGAAATCAAGGTCCAAACTAATTGTTAATTTTTTAAACTACGGTCATTTATAGGTATTATGAAGCCAACCATGATTATCTCCACATATCCTAACAAAATTTCAATTACAAAAATTGCAAATCAATTAATTGAAAATAAAATTATTGCTTGTGTTAACATTACTAAAATTTCATCCATTTATTCTTGGAATAATAAAATTGAAAATACTACTGAATATCTTGCAATCTTCAAAACCACACAAAAAAACAAAAAAATTCTCAAAGAAAAAATTAAAGAGACTCATCCCTATCAAGTTCCTGAAATTGCTGAAATTGCTGTCTCATCAATAAATTCGTCTTATCTCAAGTGGTTAGCCGAATCTACCTCTTAGGCTTCTACGGCATAACGCAGCAAAGAAACTATTCCTCCCAATCCAGTAACTCTGAGACCTATGTCTGTGGAAGAGTCTACGCTGTAAGTTTTTACACCTTTACTCTCAGCATCGTTAAGAAGTTCTATTACTTTTTTTTCATCATTTGTTTGGATTGCTTTATCTGAAAAAACTAGTAATTCAACAGCACCGAATTGATTAGCTTTAAGAGTTTCCTCAAATCCCATGGTAAATTTCCTGCTTTTTTTGTTTGCCCTTAGCATTATCTCATCAATTATTGAAGATACTTTGGCCAGTTTGCTCTCTGACATTATTTCTTTCATAGCTTGGGATTTTGTAAATGTGTATATTCCATCTTCACCTCCTGAATCAATGCCTTCTGCAATCTGAATTTTATATTTTTGAGCATTTTGGGATTTTAAAATAAAATTAGAAAATCTTTTCTTTGTTTCTCCTGGACCAAATATTATAATAGTATCTGTTTCTTTAGCTATAGAAAACAATGCTTGTTGAATCTGCTCAAAAAATTTTTCTATATTGAAATTTGTTTTGTATCTCTTTCCTCCAGAACCAGAATAAATGTTTGGAATAAACTCCAAATGTGTTCCTTTTAGTCTTGCAATACCGCAATCCCCAGTATCAATTGCAACTAGTACAAAACCTACTTGCTTGTTATTTGACTCGATTAAATTTTTTTCAATTGGTGACCACTTTTTCTTTGTGATTGTAATGCCGTCATTTACTTTAAGAATAAATGAATGATGTGATCCGTGAGGTACAGACTCGTTACTTGATTCTAATATAGTGCCGCCAATTCTTAATCTATCTAAAACATCATCAAGGGATATTTTTTCTACATTTAGTGCAATTCTTACTCTGATTCTTTCACCCTTGTCTGGTCTTGCATAATCTTTTTCTAGTTTGATTACTCTAGTTGTATCTCCAACTATCCTATCACCTTCATTGATTATACGACGTAAATTTAAAAGATCATCAGAATCTTCTGGCATAACAGAAATTGAATTATCGTCAATTGTTTTTGTAATCATGATCTTATTCTAATTAACAGAAACAAAAGAGTTTAGCTTGTAACTTCGCTAGTTTTTGTCTCTTCGGTTTTTTTCTTTAGGTAATTTTCAACCCAATCTAATGTGAGTACTCCCGATTCAGCTAGATTTGTTAAAGAATTCGCAGAGGCTTCGCCTACTACCTTTCCATTGTTTTTTCTTATTTGACGCCACTTGAGTGCGGTATTTCCACTCTTTGAATTATAGATAATCCCAAGAATGTCTCTTGCATTAACAAATGTAATGTCTCTTACTTTTTTCAAGGTAACTTTGTCTGCGGCTTCAACATAAATTGATCCCAAACTGTCTTCTCTTTCAGCAAATACTTCTGAATCTTCTAAATAACTTCGTGGAGCATAAGAGCGGCATGTACTGCCAATTACAAATCTTCTAAAACTTTCCAATGATGCTGGAGTGTCAATTGTAACCATTTTGAATAAATCCACAATTCGTCATTTATCAATCTTGTTGAAAGACTCAATAGGCATCTGCCTGAATTATGCCTTGCTGGCAGTGATGACCCTATCCCTTTGATTGATGATGAGGATCTTGAGTTCTGAGCCTGCTCTTAGAATTTTTATGACAGACATGATACTTTCATATCATGAAATCCTTAACTGAATATCTAACCTATAATGTAAAGGGACGTAGAGGTTTTGTCAATATTTCTTCTGATGTGAGAAAACTGGTTCTTAAAAGTAAAGTGCAAGAGGGACTATGTCTTGTAAATGCAATGCATATCACAGCAAGTGTTTTCATAAATGACAATGAAAGTGGTTTACATCATGATTATGAAAAATGGTTAGAGTCACTTGCACCACATGAACCAGTTGATCAATATGAACACAATAATACTGGTGAAGATAATGCAGACGCTCATTTAAAACGACAAATAATGGGAAGAGAGGTAGTTATAGCTATTACTGATGGCAAATTAGATTTTGGTCCGTGGGAGCAAATTTTCTATGGTGAATTTGATGGACAAAGACCAAAAAGAGTGCTAGTTAAAATTATTGGCGAATAATTTATCCAAAATCTACATCGCGCTTCTGACTTTGTGACTCGTTCTTTCTTGCAGAAGCTCTGAATTCTTCATCATGATTCTGAGGTCCA
This window encodes:
- a CDS encoding TIGR00269 family protein; its protein translation is MKCDRCENQAAYTRKYSGEKLCSRCFSSSIVRKTAKTISKYNMIQNNELVAVAVSGGKDSLALLDIINQMTKTHNFRIKAITIDEGIPGYRNEALEIVQKYCAKLNVEHKVFSYKELFDLTLEEALDLRESEKTSSCSICGTLRRRAIDHAAKDIGADVIATGHNLDDTLQTFVINMLSGDTTKIGWMDPDNSSNTLRKIKPFCEIYESEIVFYAFTNDIPFQTEPCPHMNEGIRTEIREFLNALEGKHSGIKNNLYQSIVKVSQIVKEGNNKQKTICIKCGNECTGKICSVCNMVLKLKENQT
- a CDS encoding site-2 protease family protein, which gives rise to MIVAKGLKLEKHGFELKIYSLVYKNQQVQSALTRMLGRTRRGIKIFANVSVVAGFLMMGFAFWFLLSNISNYFVAPTEFSQLTVLIPGVTLTSSSSILYFLLSIPIVLVIHEGAHGIVATLEKIKIKTGGFAIFIAMFAGFVEPDEEEFNKAKKISKLRVIGAGATSNVIFALALGLILLTNPFFAMVLPEPLLSTFYDLPDGVLILSIIENSGAEKAGLLANDIITSINGIQILSPLDFQKTELIPGEIANVSVLRNGQILQFPVEVIPSPEDPQRGLIGIMRDNSFAYKPVLNFIEWNDPNVSMFLLWLWMISFFIGIINMLPLPILDGGKFIHTIIDKKISDKAVNTTMWGIYAFTFALFGLNIALSYMKSGWFTI
- the cutA gene encoding divalent cation tolerance protein CutA; the encoded protein is MKPTMIISTYPNKISITKIANQLIENKIIACVNITKISSIYSWNNKIENTTEYLAIFKTTQKNKKILKEKIKETHPYQVPEIAEIAVSSINSSYLKWLAESTS
- a CDS encoding mRNA surveillance protein pelota, which codes for MITKTIDDNSISVMPEDSDDLLNLRRIINEGDRIVGDTTRVIKLEKDYARPDKGERIRVRIALNVEKISLDDVLDRLRIGGTILESSNESVPHGSHHSFILKVNDGITITKKKWSPIEKNLIESNNKQVGFVLVAIDTGDCGIARLKGTHLEFIPNIYSGSGGKRYKTNFNIEKFFEQIQQALFSIAKETDTIIIFGPGETKKRFSNFILKSQNAQKYKIQIAEGIDSGGEDGIYTFTKSQAMKEIMSESKLAKVSSIIDEIMLRANKKSRKFTMGFEETLKANQFGAVELLVFSDKAIQTNDEKKVIELLNDAESKGVKTYSVDSSTDIGLRVTGLGGIVSLLRYAVEA
- a CDS encoding secondary thiamine-phosphate synthase enzyme YjbQ; the protein is MKSLTEYLTYNVKGRRGFVNISSDVRKLVLKSKVQEGLCLVNAMHITASVFINDNESGLHHDYEKWLESLAPHEPVDQYEHNNTGEDNADAHLKRQIMGREVVIAITDGKLDFGPWEQIFYGEFDGQRPKRVLVKIIGE